From the Kribbella sp. CA-293567 genome, the window GCAGCAGGACAGCGTCGTACGGGACTGGATCAGGCGTCGGTTCGACGGGCATACCTCGATGATCCCAGGCGCGCCGAAACCGGATGCGCGCGGTCCCCGGGCGGGGCGTTAAGGTGAGGCCGATATCCATGCTGAAGCCCTACGTACACCTCATGCGCCGACCCGGCGCCCGTGCCTTCTTCGTTGCCGGCATCGTCGGCCGGATGCCGATCTCGATGCTCGGCCTCGGCATCGTCATCCTGATCGAGAACCAGACCGGCTCCTACGGCCTGGCCGGCGCGATCTCCGGCGTCGCCGTGGTCGCCGGAGCCCTCACCGGACCGATCCAGGGCCGCCTCGTCGACCGCTTCGGCCAACGCCTCCTGCTCCTGGTCGGCACGGTGCTGTGCACGGTCGCCCTGGCGGGCCTGCTGGTCGCCGTCCGCGCCGACGCGCCGACCTGGGCGCTGTACGCGATCTCGTTCGTTGCCGGAGGCACCCGTCCGCAGGTCGGCTCGTTCGTCCGGGCCCGCTGGACCCACCTGCTCGGGCGAGGACGCGCGCTGCAGACCGCCTTCGCGCTGGAGGCGGTCGGCGACGAAGTGGTCTTCATCGTCGGCCCGGTGCTGGTCGCGGCCCTCGCGACCCAGGTCAGCCCCTACCTCGCTCTCGGTACGGCCGGAGTACTCGGCCTGGCCGGTGGCCTCTGGCTGGCGGCGCTGCGCGCTTCCGACCCGCCCGGCCGCGGCAAGTCGAACGGCGCCGAGAAGGCTCCCCTCCCCTGGCTCTCGCTGCTTCTGCTCAGCATCATCGCCCTCGGCCTCGGAGCGACCCTGGGAAGCGCCGAGGTCGTCACCGTCGCGTTCACCGAGGAAGTCGGCCAGCCCGGCATGTCCGGCGTCGTCCTGGCCGTATGGGCACTCG encodes:
- a CDS encoding MFS transporter yields the protein MLKPYVHLMRRPGARAFFVAGIVGRMPISMLGLGIVILIENQTGSYGLAGAISGVAVVAGALTGPIQGRLVDRFGQRLLLLVGTVLCTVALAGLLVAVRADAPTWALYAISFVAGGTRPQVGSFVRARWTHLLGRGRALQTAFALEAVGDEVVFIVGPVLVAALATQVSPYLALGTAGVLGLAGGLWLAALRASDPPGRGKSNGAEKAPLPWLSLLLLSIIALGLGATLGSAEVVTVAFTEEVGQPGMSGVVLAVWALGSLFAGLWYGSVHWKAPVERRLLIGTIALAITLAPLPWVNNIFVLGAVLFGAGLTIAPTMVAVTACVEEWVPPQRLTEAITWTVTGLLLGVAPGNAAAGHAVDVWGASTAYWVPVTIGISCALIASASVTFARPRTRFAHN